A single Caretta caretta isolate rCarCar2 chromosome 2, rCarCar1.hap1, whole genome shotgun sequence DNA region contains:
- the LOC142071256 gene encoding uncharacterized protein LOC142071256, translated as MQSSSAEVTMMESQNRKRAPAWTEREVRDLIAVWGEESVLSELRSSFRNAKTFLKISQGMKDRGHNRDPKQCRVKLKELRQAYQKTREANGRSGSEPQTCRFYDELHAILGGSATTTPAVLFDSFNGDGGNTEVGFGDEEDDEEEVVDSSQQASGETGFPDSQELFLTLDLEPVPPEPTQGCLLDSAGGEGTSAACVSMITGSSPSQRLVKLRKKKKRTRDEMFSELMLSSHTDRAQTNAWRQIMSECRKAQNDREERWRAEESKWRAEESKWRAEDRAEAQRWRQRDERRQDSMLRLLQDQTSMLQCMVELQQRQLEHRLPLQPLCNQPPSSPSSIASSPRRPRTRVDIPYDSIGNKFGRGNFVDVIDFAEAFDLVPHDIMIKN; from the exons atgcagagctcatcagcagaggtgaccatgatggagtcccagaatcgcaaaagagctccagcatggactgaacgggaggtacgggatctgatcgctgtttggggagaggaatccgtgctatcagaactccgttccagttttcgaaatgccaaaacctttctgaaaatctcccagggcatgaaggacagaggccataacagggacccgaagcagtgccgcgtgaaactgaaggagctgaggcaagcctaccagaaaaccagagaggcgaacggccgctctgggtcagagccccaaacatgccgcttctatgatgagctgcatgccattttagggggttcagccaccactaccccagccgtgttgtttgactccttcaatggagatggaggcaatacagaagtaggttttggggacgaagaagatgatgaggaggaggttgtagatagctcacagcaagcaagcggagaaaccggttttcccgacagccaggaactgtttctcaccctagacctggagccagtaccccccgaacccacccaaggctgcctcctggactcagcaggcggagaagggacctctg ctgcatgtgtttcaatgatcacaggatcttctccttcccagaggctagtgaagcttagaaagaaaaaaaaacgcactcgcgatgaaatgttctccgagctcatgctgtcctcccacactgacagagcacagacgaatgcgtggaggcaaataatgtcagagtgcaggaaagcacaaaatgaccgggaggagaggtggagggctgaagagagtaagtggcgggctgaagagagtaagtggcgggctgaagacagggctgaagctcaaaggtggcggcagcgtgatgagaggaggcaggattcaatgctgaggctgctgcaggaccaaaccagtatgctccagtgtatggttgagctgcagcaaaggcagctggagcacagactgccactgcagcccctctgtaaccaaccgccctcctccccaagttccatagcctcctcacccagacgcccaagaacacg tgtagacataccctatgattcTATTGGCAACAAGTTTGGTAGGGGTAACTTTGTAGATGTAATAGACTTTGCTGAGGCTTTTGAtttagtaccacatgacattatgattaaaaattag